In the Mesorhizobium sp. M1D.F.Ca.ET.043.01.1.1 genome, GATGGGAAGCGCTGACGGCGCAAGAGACAAGAGCATCTCCTTCAACTCCGGAACATTGTCTGGAACGGAGCGACGCTTCGGCGCGCCGCTCCGGCAGTCTGTTGTTACCCAATTCCGGACGGAAAACCGCTGCGCACTTTTCCTGGAATTGCTTAGCCTATTGCTGGATCAGGTTGTTGAACTTCTCGGTCGCCTCGACGAGGGTGTCGCGCCAGAATTCGGGATCCTGCAGCACCTGCTTCTTGACGTTCTCGGGCGAGGAGTTGATGTCCTTGATCCGCTCCTGCGGGATCTTGCCGGTCTCGAAGGCCTTCTCGTTGGCCGGACCGTTGTCGACATAGAGCGGCAGGTTGGCCTGGAGATCCGGGCTGACGAACCTGGCCAGCGCCTTCATCGCAAGGTCCTTGTTCTTCGAACCCTTCGGGATGACCATGCAGTCGGCGGCGAGCACGCCCTGGTCGAAGGAGAAGCTTACCGGCGCGCCTTCCTTCTTCAAGGTGCCGGCGCGGCCGTTCCAGATGCTTGCCATATCGACCTCGCCATCCTTGACGAGTTGCATGGCCTGCGCGCCGGACGTCCACCAGGCGTCGATATGGCCCCGGACCTTGTCGACGGATTGCAGCGCGCCATCGATGTCGACCGGATAGACCTTGTCGATCGGAAGCCCCTTGGCGAGTGCCGCGACGCTCAGCGTTTCGGTCGCCTGGCTGCCGGAGAGGGCGCGGCGGCCCGGAAACTTCTCGACATCCCAGAAATCGGCCCAGGTCTTCGGTCCCTTGTCACCGAAAACATCGGTCCGGTAGATCAGCACCACGGAGGTGTAGGAGATGCCGACCCAGTCGTCATGGACAAGCTTCGGGTTGATGCCGCTCTTGTCGATGAGGTTGTAATCGAGCTTCTCGAACAGGCCTTCCTTGGAGCCGCGCGCGCATTCGTCGGCGCCAAGCTCGGTGATGTCCCATTTGACGGCGTTGCCGGTGACCTGCAGGCGCACGTCGTCCAGGCCGTTGGTGGTGTCCTGCTTGATGGTGATGCCAAGCTCCTTGGCCGTCGGATCGAAGAAGGCCTTGGTCTGCGCCTCCTGATAGGTGCCGCCCCATGAGGCGACGGTGATGGTGTCGGCGGCCGACGCCGGAACGGCGAACGAGGCCAGCAGGCCAGCGGCGGCCAGACCATAGATATGTGTCTTCATCATTATCGCTTCTCCAACCGGTGTTCCCATTATCATTGATTTGGTATGCGAGTTTGTATACAATTTTGAGTGTAATTCACCGGAAGCCGATGTCAACACGGGCTATGCGTTTTTTGGCAAAGATGAACGAAGGCGTCGGTTCGGAGCTTGGCCCTTGTCGGAAACCGTCCTGTTTCAAGCAGGAGCCAAAAGGCACTAC is a window encoding:
- a CDS encoding ABC transporter substrate-binding protein encodes the protein MKTHIYGLAAAGLLASFAVPASAADTITVASWGGTYQEAQTKAFFDPTAKELGITIKQDTTNGLDDVRLQVTGNAVKWDITELGADECARGSKEGLFEKLDYNLIDKSGINPKLVHDDWVGISYTSVVLIYRTDVFGDKGPKTWADFWDVEKFPGRRALSGSQATETLSVAALAKGLPIDKVYPVDIDGALQSVDKVRGHIDAWWTSGAQAMQLVKDGEVDMASIWNGRAGTLKKEGAPVSFSFDQGVLAADCMVIPKGSKNKDLAMKALARFVSPDLQANLPLYVDNGPANEKAFETGKIPQERIKDINSSPENVKKQVLQDPEFWRDTLVEATEKFNNLIQQ